The region TTACATCGATCGCTTCCGGATTATTTAATATGTCTGGATAGCCGTTTGGATCCCCACTCTTATATTCGAAATTAAAATACATTGACTCATGTTGGCAAATAAAACTCATAATACTCTGGTAGCTAGCATGATTTGTATACATCAATTCTTGAATATGAAAAGTTTCGTTTGAGCCTTCATATATTACGTAACTAGCTGCACTTTCATTTTCCAAATAAACACCGACCATCCAGTCAGGATGCTTCAAGGTAAGATAGTTCCACCACCAATCCTCTCGCACTAATCCAGCATTACGCGTTTGAATATTTTCATCGTAGACTTCTTTAATCTGTTTAATGGCATCCTTCAATGGTAAACGTTTTATAACTCCGTCATTGCTTTCAACCCTTATTCGAGGCAGATCCGTATTTTTCACTTGATACTCTGCTCGATCAAACACTTCTTCATAACCAAAGCGGCGGTAAAAGTCGTAAGAAAACGGAGCTAAATATGAAAGAGAAACACCTTCTTGTAGCATGTCTTCAAAAGCACTTTTCATCAACGCAGTTATTGCTCCGCGTCCTCCAAATTCGGGGTAACTCATCACATCGCAAATACCATTCATTTTATATTTAACACCATGAAAATTAATTTTCATCGGAATACTTAGCATTCCACTACCTAAACTGTTATCCTGCCTTATCCCGTAAGCCAAAGAGTGGTTAAACCGATCATCAAAGAACTGACGACGTTCCTTACTATCCTTATTTGTAAATGCATATAAGTATAATTGATAAAAATCACTTAAATCTGCCTTTGTTAATCGGTCTACTTCCCACATAAAAAATCGCTCCAGTTTATTTCATATTTTTTCTGACACTTTTTGTAAATAAAATTCCTAAAACAAGAAAAATCACCATTCCAACACTACTTACTAAAATGTCACTAGTTTGTTTTGTAACATCACTATCAGTAATCGTAATAGCCAATATTCCAATAAAGATGGCCCCAAGAATACCGTATTTAAAAAGACTCTTCATATTCATTAGTTTTCACCTTTTTGTTCATCAATCACCATTTGCTTCTCAGCAGTCTTAAAGAATGGGTAATAAGCAGCACCAGCAATAACAAGTTCAATCGCTGACCATACTCCTGCGCGCCAATCCCAACCGGTTGCCATTAACGGTCCAATAATTGGTGGCATTGTCCATGGCACCATCGTTACTGCGGGACGAATCCAATTAATGGCCATTAAAATGTATGTCAAAACCACTAAAATTTGTGGGAGTATTATGAACGGAATCATTGTGATTGGATTCATAACGATTGGGAACCCAAAGATAACTGGCTCATTAATTTCAAACAGGGCACTTGGAAAGGCCACTCGTCCTAAACTACGATAGGTTTCACTCTTAGATGATAACATCCAGAAAACAAGCATAATGGTTGCTCCAGTACCACCGACATTAACAAACAAACTCGAAAAACCAGATGAAGTGATATACGGAATCGCCTGATGATGAGCATATGCGAGCCCATTAGCGGTTAAGAATTGCAGAAAAATCGGATCCGAAATACCTTCAAGTGTCATATCACCATGGATACCACCAACCCACAATAAGCTGACCAATAAAGTATAGAACATAATTCCTGGAAGACTATTCATCGCAAATAGTAAGGGATGAAAAATACTTTGAATGAATAAGTTAATATCAAAATGAAGTGGTACTCGCAATGTCCAGAAGAATAGCAAAACAATAAAACCTGGAATTAA is a window of Pediococcus claussenii ATCC BAA-344 DNA encoding:
- the eis gene encoding enhanced intracellular survival protein Eis; translation: MWEVDRLTKADLSDFYQLYLYAFTNKDSKERRQFFDDRFNHSLAYGIRQDNSLGSGMLSIPMKINFHGVKYKMNGICDVMSYPEFGGRGAITALMKSAFEDMLQEGVSLSYLAPFSYDFYRRFGYEEVFDRAEYQVKNTDLPRIRVESNDGVIKRLPLKDAIKQIKEVYDENIQTRNAGLVREDWWWNYLTLKHPDWMVGVYLENESAASYVIYEGSNETFHIQELMYTNHASYQSIMSFICQHESMYFNFEYKSGDPNGYPDILNNPEAIDVRIKPYMMARIIDLKKFVNDYPFVQKVHSIRIAIQDDMITQNNGIWRLRVSSNGTNFEKLSNNYQNMADIKMNIQTATKVLMGYRSAMRQSRLGQINGSFEAINELDRALRKEVPMLWDYF
- a CDS encoding PTS sugar transporter subunit IIC, with product MDKFMNWIQNVLMPPLAKVGNNKYLVSVRNGLVMTLPAVISGSVFLIIGNIPIPAWTNFMKPYMNAIGVAVNGSFGIISLLAAIGIGYELAKSLELDAINGAGLSTMAFVVASFSSKLTLDTTNFASSGLFTAIICAFISVLILNLFVKRNWVIKLPAGVPAAVSHSFVSLIPGFIVLLFFWTLRVPLHFDINLFIQSIFHPLLFAMNSLPGIMFYTLLVSLLWVGGIHGDMTLEGISDPIFLQFLTANGLAYAHHQAIPYITSSGFSSLFVNVGGTGATIMLVFWMLSSKSETYRSLGRVAFPSALFEINEPVIFGFPIVMNPITMIPFIILPQILVVLTYILMAINWIRPAVTMVPWTMPPIIGPLMATGWDWRAGVWSAIELVIAGAAYYPFFKTAEKQMVIDEQKGEN